Genomic segment of Colletotrichum destructivum chromosome 5, complete sequence:
AAGTTGCTCGCCGTTTGGTCGGCCGTAGCGAAGGGAGTGACAAGATGGTAGACGCCTCCGTCGACGTTGAGGTACTTTGGCCCGCGGTTCTTGGCGATGAAGTTGGGCGTCACGGCGTCGGGAGCCAAGGCGTTGGCGGCTGTGTGCCAGGCGTCTTCGTCACCCCCGGCGCtgccgttgacgaggtctCGGCGCGGGTTGAAGTCAAGCTGCGCATAGACGTCAAACGCTTCCAGGGCGGAGATCAGCTCCGGGTTGGAACCGGAGGAcccgttgacggcggcggggacgaactcggcgcccgtcgaggagttGAACTCGGAGTTCGCAATGGCAATGAACAGCTGCTCGAAACCGCCTGGCTGAATTACGCCGGTGAGCTGGGTGTCCGGGTCGGTGATCTGGAACGTGTGGACCGTGTCGTGGGGTACGGCACCGTAGTCACCCGGGGTGAGAACGCGGGCCTGCTCGTCGGTGTCGTTGGTCTTGGCCCAGAGCTGGATCTGGCCCTTGGTGCAATAAAAGTTCTCGTAGTGCGTCTTGTGGGTGTGCGGGAGCACGCCGAGCTCGGGCGAGTCCGGGGCGTTGGTCTGCATGAGAGTAAaggcgccggccgaggagtTGCCGGTAACGGAAAAGCGGTAGACCTGCgccccgacggcgacagcacGGCCAGAACCCTTACGAAGGACGTAGGGCTGCGAGACATCGGGTGCTTGATCGAGGATGAGAGTCTTGCCGGTGGTGTTGGTCTGCTTGAAGGAGTGGCCCTGGGGAGCCGCTGCTACGAGCGGGAGGCCAGCCGCGAGAGTTGAAAATCTCATGGTAACTTGGTGGACTTGAGGTTGGATTTGGACGTAGGTCAGAGAGTGGTCCTGGGGGGGATGCGGGCAAGGTGAAGAGACAACAGACTGTATCCTGCATCCATGGGGAAGATCTTCACAACTTTATAGCATTTACATCAGAAAACCACCTAGCATTACGGCCGGACATATAGATCCTCGCTCGGTGTCCGAGCCGTTGCCCCCTTACCGGACCCCATCGCGGGATTTTCACCTGATGCCACCTCGGGCAGCAGATGTTGCTTGTTTCTGGGCCAATCGAGCACAACGGACTTCCAGATTGAGTCGAAATACCGGTTGTTTCCGCTGACTAAAGCAGTTTTCCGAAAGAAAAACGTGAAAGCGGCTTCTTTTTCGGCCCAGATCGTCTCCATCACATCCATCGGCCCGCTGTTCATCCCATGCAAAGAAACGAACGGCAAGGATCGCTGGCATCTCGCATGCCTAACATGAACCAGCTAAAGACGGCAACCGCGTAACAAGCAAATGAAAAGCGCCGAGAGGGAGCCCGAATGATACCAGACACTATAACGGTGGGCGATAGTGGGTTGGCGTGCGTATGTATCATGATGATTTAGGAGTTGAATTCCACTCGAAGATGGGTCTTCCGAGCAAGGTTGACGTAGATAGGGTCGGAATTCCCGGACTTCCTGGTCCACAAGCACTTGTCAAGGGCTCTTTATCCACCCTGACTTGCTTGGCTCCACCCGGAAAATCCGGACTGATACAAGATATCGAATGGAGCAATATGGAGAGCAGTAAGATGACTTCTCAGGGGCAAGCTTCTTGTGGCCGTCATACTGGAAAGATGATGTCCGGTATCCCGCTCTCAATGTCATTTGTAACTAGTATTTCTTGCAGCGTATGCACTTAGCGCTAGCCAAGCAGTCTGCCGATGACAACCACACTCGCAGTTGATGATGTGCTTCCCTATGCGGTTCTCCACTAGGTAAGTAAGGCCTTGTAATTTTGTACACCGGAAATACACGCCGGACCTTTTGCCGCAATGCTGTAGTCAGTCTTTAACGATAGAAGGTCTGCGGAAGGCATTGAGGATAATATGACAAGTCACGAGCTGGGAATGCCTTTAAAGTGTCTATCGACCTTACGAGGCTTTTGTGGATTGAGTTCGAAGACCTAACCGCTCCCGTGAGCAATCAACATGCTGCTCTTCAATCTTAGTCCAGTCTTTGACTCCTCATGGGGCTTTGGAGGCCGTTCTGAGAAGGGTGTTGCACTGCCCCGCCTTGGGAACCTGGAGTTTGTCTTGTCGATTTGTCGCCCATCTTGTTTTCAGGACGAGATGACCACCTTTCCTGGATGATTTACATATGGGAAGCCCGATGCCAGCCGCCAATCTGAGCTACGCTGTGGAAGCTGGTATACATGATGAGGTGGTGTTGTCGTTTTCGATACCAAACGCGCCCTGCTGCAGTACCGGCAAGACGGACTTGGTTGCCGAAT
This window contains:
- a CDS encoding Putative rmlC-like cupin domain superfamily, rmlC-like jelly roll protein, with the protein product MRFSTLAAGLPLVAAAPQGHSFKQTNTTGKTLILDQAPDVSQPYVLRKGSGRAVAVGAQVYRFSVTGNSSAGAFTLMQTNAPDSPELGVLPHTHKTHYENFYCTKGQIQLWAKTNDTDEQARVLTPGDYGAVPHDTVHTFQITDPDTQLTGVIQPGGFEQLFIAIANSEFNSSTGAEFVPAAVNGSSGSNPELISALEAFDVYAQLDFNPRRDLVNGSAGGDEDAWHTAANALAPDAVTPNFIAKNRGPKYLNVDGGVYHLVTPFATADQTASNFTMGTITLSPLLSNQTANEANLTQPLAFQLEEGALNIAVDGYDAVTLIQGDVVFIPAYTPFTYNALAAFTKFLYVSGGGDGFDYQLLQRAVPWEYATYPVNAGFTVQ